A genomic stretch from Microbacterium proteolyticum includes:
- a CDS encoding ABC transporter permease yields the protein MTLYVLRRFLNYAVLSLLATCLAYVLGSALLRPQDRFYGMNPRPPEESIIASLDALGANPDVPIIVRLWNWLVNLFTRFSLGTTIGGQDVMSEIAVRAGTSLRLLLIGSILGAILGVLIGVLGAVRQYRASDQITTYSSYLIFATPTFVVGVLLMIGATSFNNVLGTQVIRFTGEYTAGIDGFWPMLADRAVHLLLPTIALVLVSAASFSRYQRSMMLDVLGADYIRTARAKGLPRTKALFRHGVRIALIPMSTFFAYSFGTLIAGSAMLEIVFSWRGMGQFQLQAVTQQDINAVAGSTLFVAILVLISSTLSEILYATLDPRVRS from the coding sequence ATGACGCTGTATGTTCTGCGACGGTTCCTGAACTACGCCGTCCTGAGCCTGCTGGCCACGTGTCTCGCGTACGTGCTGGGCAGCGCGCTGCTGCGCCCCCAGGATCGCTTCTACGGCATGAACCCGCGCCCGCCGGAGGAGTCGATCATCGCCAGCCTCGACGCGCTGGGCGCCAACCCCGACGTGCCGATCATCGTGCGCCTGTGGAACTGGCTCGTGAACCTCTTCACGAGGTTCTCGCTCGGCACCACCATCGGCGGTCAGGACGTGATGTCCGAGATCGCCGTGCGCGCCGGGACAAGCCTGCGGCTGTTGCTGATCGGGTCGATCCTGGGCGCCATCCTCGGCGTGCTGATCGGCGTGCTCGGTGCTGTGCGGCAGTACCGTGCGAGCGACCAGATCACGACCTACTCGTCGTACCTCATCTTCGCGACACCCACCTTCGTCGTCGGCGTCCTGCTGATGATCGGGGCGACGTCGTTCAACAACGTCCTCGGGACGCAGGTCATCCGCTTCACCGGTGAGTACACCGCCGGAATCGACGGGTTCTGGCCGATGCTGGCCGACCGGGCCGTGCACCTGCTGCTGCCGACCATCGCGCTCGTCCTGGTCAGCGCCGCCTCCTTCTCGCGGTACCAGCGCAGCATGATGCTCGACGTGCTCGGTGCCGACTACATCCGCACCGCGCGCGCGAAGGGCCTGCCGCGCACGAAGGCGTTGTTCCGTCACGGCGTCCGCATCGCCCTCATTCCGATGTCGACATTCTTCGCCTACAGCTTCGGCACGCTGATCGCCGGGTCCGCGATGCTCGAGATCGTCTTCTCGTGGCGCGGCATGGGGCAATTCCAATTGCAGGCGGTGACGCAGCAGGACATCAACGCGGTGGCGGGGTCGACATTGTTCGTCGCCATCCTCGTCCTCATTTCTTCGACGCTGTCGGAGATCCTCTACGCCACCCTCGACCCGAGGGTCCGGAGCTGA
- a CDS encoding ABC transporter substrate-binding protein: MATAPFGGGRHALLGEVAHPGFAQGAFSRVPRVHHGLNQDSRPTRRRRGATRFVGLLAAAAVALAGCSASEPAPETVEEAPPTTLTVGVVGTLTSFNPASTAGNTPANRAVAALLDEKLGSLDGDLQVVPNDGLGRITRVQGDPLTVSYELFPDRVWSDGTPVSLDDLLFGWAVSSHFFDDATYDAAGQIVSGTRYFDTAMPADPNARTSRPRIDRSDDTLTLVYDQPFADWNRQWLLDRPVHVVAERAGVSVQDLITAILTAPEGNPLDPVEPNPVLAAAAQAWNTGFDVPADTPVDPAGVVSAGPWTVGESDADSLTLVRRESYQGAHYPSLENLVVRFFPDRAAQLSALEAGVVDIANVGDLDVVERETLTDAGYQVQVGPTTQTLHLRYADGTPADLRQAMTLAIDRSSIVQDVLGPLRADAQPLQSFLSSSATGQLYADLIAGNGAPGTGSDVNAARSALGDRAAVLRVAYDATDEVSSQVFPRLVSMGARAGIAVRAATAEDTPDATLSWVGEDESLYRSARDRLAEGVDGPDTDELFAQLTVHTDPVDVLAEAKEIDRSLFSAFAGVPLLERTGAVATADGVGGVDYTSEPDGVPPAFWTWSAPSP, encoded by the coding sequence GTGGCGACCGCTCCCTTCGGGGGCGGTCGCCACGCGCTTCTCGGCGAGGTCGCCCACCCCGGATTCGCACAGGGGGCGTTTAGTAGGGTTCCCCGTGTGCACCACGGGCTGAATCAGGATTCTCGACCGACTCGACGACGACGAGGCGCGACACGCTTCGTCGGCCTGCTCGCGGCCGCCGCGGTCGCCCTCGCCGGCTGCTCGGCGTCGGAGCCCGCGCCCGAGACCGTGGAGGAGGCCCCGCCGACCACGCTGACGGTCGGCGTGGTCGGTACGCTGACCAGCTTCAATCCCGCGAGCACCGCGGGGAACACCCCGGCGAATCGCGCGGTGGCCGCGTTGCTCGACGAGAAGCTGGGGTCGCTCGACGGTGACCTGCAGGTCGTCCCCAACGACGGTCTGGGGCGCATCACCCGCGTGCAGGGCGACCCGTTGACGGTGAGCTACGAGCTGTTCCCCGATCGCGTGTGGTCCGACGGCACGCCGGTGAGCCTGGACGACCTCCTGTTCGGCTGGGCGGTGTCGTCGCATTTCTTCGACGACGCCACGTACGACGCGGCGGGGCAGATCGTCTCGGGCACGCGCTACTTCGACACCGCGATGCCCGCCGACCCCAACGCGCGCACGTCTCGACCCCGCATCGACCGGTCCGACGACACCCTCACCCTGGTCTACGACCAGCCCTTCGCGGACTGGAACCGTCAGTGGTTGCTCGACCGACCGGTGCACGTCGTCGCCGAGCGCGCCGGGGTGAGCGTGCAAGACCTGATCACGGCCATCCTGACGGCCCCCGAGGGCAATCCGCTCGACCCGGTCGAGCCGAATCCTGTGCTGGCCGCAGCCGCGCAAGCGTGGAACACCGGGTTCGATGTTCCCGCCGACACTCCCGTCGATCCGGCCGGCGTGGTGTCCGCGGGCCCGTGGACGGTCGGCGAATCGGACGCCGATTCCTTGACGCTCGTCCGGCGCGAGTCCTACCAGGGGGCGCACTATCCCAGCCTCGAGAACCTGGTCGTGCGGTTCTTCCCCGACCGGGCGGCGCAGCTGTCGGCTCTCGAGGCGGGCGTCGTGGACATCGCCAACGTCGGCGATCTCGACGTCGTGGAGCGCGAGACGCTCACCGACGCGGGCTACCAGGTGCAGGTCGGCCCCACGACCCAGACGCTCCACCTGCGCTACGCCGACGGGACGCCCGCCGACCTGCGTCAGGCCATGACGCTGGCCATCGATCGTTCGTCGATCGTGCAGGACGTGCTCGGTCCGCTGCGCGCCGACGCTCAGCCGCTGCAGTCGTTCCTGTCGTCCTCGGCCACAGGACAGTTGTACGCCGACTTGATCGCGGGCAACGGTGCACCAGGCACGGGAAGCGACGTGAACGCGGCCCGCAGCGCGCTCGGCGACCGCGCCGCCGTCCTTCGCGTCGCCTACGACGCGACCGACGAGGTGTCGTCCCAGGTGTTCCCGCGCCTGGTCTCGATGGGGGCGCGCGCCGGCATCGCGGTGCGTGCCGCCACCGCCGAGGACACCCCGGATGCCACGCTGTCCTGGGTCGGGGAGGACGAGAGCCTGTACCGGTCGGCGCGCGACCGGCTGGCGGAGGGCGTCGACGGTCCGGACACCGACGAGCTGTTCGCGCAGCTCACCGTGCACACCGATCCCGTGGACGTCCTCGCCGAGGCGAAGGAGATCGACCGGTCGCTCTTCTCGGCGTTCGCGGGGGTGCCGCTCCTCGAGCGCACGGGCGCGGTGGCCACGGCCGACGGCGTCGGGGGAGTGGACTACACGTCCGAGCCCGACGGGGTGCCGCCCGCCTTCTGGACCTGGTCCGCGCCTTCGCCCTGA
- a CDS encoding PH domain-containing protein, whose translation MFRAPSSVIGLIVAVALALVLLGDAALRAGVGEMLLIAPWLLLAVWAVYAVLFAPHVRIDGEGVRIHNPLRVTAIAWARVREIDLQWQLRVHTDEPRVYRAFGGPVAGRPGRPPLRRDAERDRREPPAIRDLVVIQDAWEAAREVAPADGAVHRFWDIPSVVSLLALILWVIIALFISGGVR comes from the coding sequence GTGTTCCGCGCCCCGTCTTCCGTCATCGGGCTCATCGTCGCGGTGGCGCTGGCCCTCGTTCTTCTGGGGGATGCCGCGCTGCGCGCCGGCGTGGGGGAGATGCTGTTGATCGCCCCCTGGCTGCTGTTGGCGGTGTGGGCCGTCTACGCCGTGCTGTTCGCGCCGCACGTGCGCATCGACGGCGAGGGTGTCCGCATCCACAATCCTCTTCGCGTGACCGCCATCGCGTGGGCGCGCGTGCGGGAGATCGACCTGCAGTGGCAGCTGCGCGTGCACACCGATGAGCCGCGGGTGTACCGGGCCTTCGGAGGGCCGGTCGCCGGACGCCCGGGTCGTCCGCCGCTCCGTCGCGACGCCGAGCGCGACAGGCGTGAACCGCCCGCGATCCGCGATCTCGTCGTCATCCAGGATGCCTGGGAGGCGGCGCGCGAGGTCGCCCCCGCGGACGGCGCGGTTCATCGTTTTTGGGACATTCCCTCGGTGGTTTCCCTGCTGGCGCTGATCCTGTGGGTTATTATCGCTTTGTTCATTTCGGGCGGTGTCCGCTGA
- a CDS encoding ABC transporter permease, whose product MPSNRFPTPHYVAPVRDAVVTVDAVRVDDKPRSLWSDAWRDMRRRPTFWITSAVVFVVVLMALFPTLFTQVEPSGAGCALSNSNAGPTAGHPLGFTLQGCDIYARIVWGARTSLLVGFLATAIGTIIGTIMGSIAGFYGGWLDSLLSRVGDIFFTIPYVLAAIVVMSVFSQNRTPLVLAFAIGGFAWASTARVVRAEILRVRQADYITASRSLGLSRFRTLLSHALPNALAPVIVVTTITLGAAISAEATLSFLGLGLGSQVMSWGLDIGQAQSSLRVAPMALIYPSIALTVTVLAFIILGELLRDALDPKARARR is encoded by the coding sequence ATGCCAAGTAACCGCTTCCCCACTCCGCACTACGTCGCTCCCGTGCGCGACGCCGTGGTCACCGTCGACGCCGTCCGCGTCGACGACAAGCCGCGCAGCCTCTGGTCCGACGCGTGGCGCGACATGCGCCGCCGCCCGACGTTCTGGATCACCTCGGCGGTCGTGTTCGTCGTGGTCCTGATGGCCCTGTTCCCGACCCTGTTCACGCAGGTCGAGCCCTCGGGCGCGGGCTGCGCACTGTCGAACAGCAACGCCGGGCCGACCGCCGGTCACCCCCTCGGTTTCACACTGCAGGGCTGCGACATCTACGCCCGCATCGTCTGGGGCGCGCGGACGTCGCTGCTCGTCGGCTTCCTGGCGACCGCGATCGGCACGATCATCGGCACCATCATGGGTTCCATCGCCGGTTTCTACGGCGGATGGCTGGACTCGCTGCTGTCGCGCGTCGGTGACATCTTCTTCACCATCCCCTACGTGCTCGCGGCCATCGTCGTGATGAGCGTGTTCTCGCAGAACCGCACTCCGCTCGTGCTCGCGTTCGCGATCGGTGGTTTCGCGTGGGCGTCGACCGCCCGTGTGGTGCGTGCCGAGATCCTGCGCGTCCGGCAGGCGGACTACATCACCGCCAGTCGCTCGCTCGGGCTCTCGCGTTTCCGGACGCTCCTGTCGCACGCGCTGCCGAACGCCCTGGCGCCGGTCATCGTCGTGACCACGATCACCCTCGGCGCGGCCATCTCCGCGGAGGCGACGCTGTCGTTCCTGGGTCTGGGCCTGGGCAGCCAGGTCATGTCGTGGGGCCTCGACATCGGGCAGGCGCAGTCGTCGCTGCGCGTGGCGCCGATGGCGCTCATCTATCCCTCGATCGCCCTGACCGTCACGGTCCTGGCGTTCATCATCCTGGGCGAGCTGCTGCGCGACGCCCTCGACCCGAAGGCGAGGGCACGTCGATGA
- a CDS encoding ABC transporter permease yields MGYYILRRLLQVIPVFFGATLLIYFMVFAMPGDPILALFGDRTPNPALLEQIRDQYHLNDPFIVQYFYYITGVLQGDFGISFSGQPVNDILVRAIPVTLRLAVMAIAIELSLAIIIGTISALRKGGVFDNVSLVIALVFVAVPVFVLAFIAQYFLAIQFGWFRATVGGQNNWGDLWLPALVLGFSLYATSMRLTRASVIDTLNQDWVRTAYSKGLPRRRVIPVHVLRNSLIPVITNSATNFGVLMVGATVTEGIFNIPGVGGTLYQATIRQEGPTVVSFVTVFVVFYVLINLVVDLLYGLLDPRIRYAK; encoded by the coding sequence GTGGGCTACTACATCCTCCGAAGACTTCTGCAGGTCATACCCGTGTTCTTCGGTGCGACGCTGCTGATCTACTTCATGGTCTTCGCCATGCCGGGCGACCCGATCCTGGCGCTGTTCGGCGACCGCACCCCCAACCCGGCCCTGCTCGAGCAGATCCGCGACCAGTACCACCTGAACGATCCGTTCATCGTGCAGTACTTCTACTACATCACCGGCGTGCTCCAGGGCGACTTCGGCATCAGCTTCTCGGGCCAGCCGGTCAACGACATCCTGGTCCGCGCCATCCCGGTCACCCTGCGACTGGCAGTCATGGCGATCGCCATCGAACTCTCGCTGGCGATCATCATCGGAACCATCTCGGCACTGCGCAAGGGCGGTGTCTTCGACAACGTCTCGCTCGTCATCGCCCTCGTGTTCGTCGCCGTGCCGGTGTTCGTCCTCGCCTTCATCGCGCAGTACTTCCTGGCGATCCAGTTCGGCTGGTTCCGCGCCACCGTCGGCGGTCAGAACAACTGGGGCGACCTGTGGCTGCCCGCGCTCGTGCTCGGTTTCAGCTTGTACGCCACCAGCATGCGCCTGACGCGCGCCTCCGTCATCGACACGCTGAACCAGGACTGGGTGCGTACCGCCTACAGCAAGGGTCTTCCGCGCCGTCGCGTCATCCCGGTGCACGTTCTGCGCAACTCGCTCATCCCGGTCATCACCAATAGCGCGACCAACTTCGGCGTGCTCATGGTCGGCGCCACCGTGACCGAGGGCATCTTCAACATCCCCGGCGTGGGCGGAACGCTCTACCAGGCGACCATCCGTCAGGAGGGCCCGACCGTCGTATCGTTCGTGACGGTCTTCGTCGTCTTCTACGTGCTGATCAACCTCGTCGTCGATCTGCTCTACGGTCTGCTCGATCCGAGGATCCGCTATGCCAAGTAA
- a CDS encoding peptide ABC transporter substrate-binding protein, with product MKRNKLALTSLALLGVVGLALAGCSGGGGDSGDNGSADASAIITTNGSEPENPLIPTSTNETGGGKILDAIFAGLVSYEANGAPVNDMAEEITVDDPQNLTVKIKQGQTFTNGEEVTADNFIKAWNYGALASNEQYNSYFFEDIEGFSYDADSELTGLKQVDDYTFTIALNKPASDFALRLGYSAYYPLPDVAFDDLDAFGENPVGNGPYKLASEGAWQHNVQIDLVKNEDYQGVRQAQNGGLTISFYASQDAAYAALQGGQLDVLDAVPPSALATFEADLGERAVNQPAAVFQSFTIPARLEHFSGEEGKLRRAAISHAINREEITSTIFQGTRTPATDFTSPVIDGWSDSLEGSDVLQFDVDTAKELWAQADAISPWTGSFQIAYNADGGHDQWVDAISNQLATNLGIDASGAPYPTFAELRAQVNNRTISTPFRSGWQADYPGLYNFLGPLYATNAGSNDGDYSNPEFDRLLAEGISSTDLAQANEYFGQAQTVLFEDLPAIPLWYSNVTGGYAETVQNVEFGWNSVPLFHEITKVG from the coding sequence GTGAAGCGCAACAAGCTTGCCCTGACCAGTCTCGCTCTGCTGGGCGTCGTCGGGCTCGCGCTCGCCGGCTGCTCCGGTGGTGGCGGCGACTCGGGCGACAACGGATCGGCCGACGCGTCGGCGATCATCACGACCAACGGATCCGAGCCCGAGAACCCGCTGATCCCCACCTCGACCAACGAGACCGGTGGCGGCAAGATCCTGGACGCCATCTTCGCCGGTCTCGTGTCGTACGAAGCCAATGGTGCGCCGGTCAACGACATGGCCGAAGAGATCACGGTCGACGACCCGCAGAACCTCACCGTCAAGATCAAGCAGGGTCAGACCTTCACCAATGGTGAAGAGGTCACGGCCGACAACTTCATCAAGGCGTGGAACTACGGTGCCCTGGCCTCCAACGAGCAGTACAACAGCTACTTCTTCGAGGACATCGAGGGCTTCAGCTACGACGCGGACAGCGAGCTCACCGGCCTGAAGCAGGTCGACGACTACACGTTCACGATCGCGCTGAACAAGCCGGCTTCCGACTTCGCGCTGCGCCTGGGCTACTCGGCGTACTACCCGCTGCCCGACGTCGCGTTCGACGATCTCGACGCGTTCGGTGAGAACCCCGTCGGCAACGGCCCCTACAAGCTCGCGAGCGAGGGCGCCTGGCAGCACAACGTGCAGATCGACCTCGTCAAGAACGAGGACTACCAGGGCGTGCGTCAGGCGCAGAACGGCGGTCTGACGATCTCCTTCTACGCATCGCAGGATGCCGCCTACGCCGCCCTCCAGGGTGGTCAGCTCGACGTGCTCGACGCCGTGCCCCCGTCCGCCCTCGCCACCTTTGAGGCCGACCTGGGCGAGCGTGCCGTCAACCAGCCTGCCGCGGTGTTCCAGTCGTTCACCATCCCCGCCCGCCTCGAGCACTTCTCGGGCGAAGAGGGCAAGCTGCGTCGCGCCGCCATCTCGCACGCCATCAACCGCGAAGAGATCACCTCGACGATCTTCCAGGGCACCCGCACGCCGGCGACCGACTTCACCTCGCCGGTCATCGACGGGTGGTCCGACTCCCTCGAGGGCTCGGATGTCCTGCAGTTCGATGTCGACACCGCCAAGGAACTGTGGGCCCAGGCCGATGCCATCTCGCCGTGGACCGGTTCGTTCCAGATCGCGTACAACGCCGACGGCGGCCACGACCAGTGGGTCGACGCCATCTCGAACCAGCTCGCCACCAACCTCGGCATCGACGCGTCGGGCGCTCCCTACCCGACCTTCGCCGAGCTGCGCGCCCAGGTGAACAACCGCACCATCTCGACCCCGTTCCGCAGCGGATGGCAGGCCGACTACCCCGGTCTGTACAACTTCCTCGGACCGCTGTACGCCACCAACGCGGGCTCGAACGACGGCGACTACTCCAACCCCGAGTTCGACCGTCTGCTGGCGGAGGGCATCTCCAGCACCGACCTCGCCCAGGCCAACGAGTACTTCGGCCAGGCGCAGACCGTGCTCTTCGAGGACCTGCCGGCCATCCCGCTGTGGTACTCGAACGTGACCGGCGGATACGCCGAGACGGTGCAGAACGTGGAGTTCGGCTGGAACTCTGTCCCGCTGTTCCACGAGATCACCAAGGTCGGCTAA
- a CDS encoding dipeptide ABC transporter ATP-binding protein, which translates to MNTTTPLLSIRDLKVAFDAGKTSREVLHGVSLDIHPGETLAIVGESGSGKSTTASAIINLLPGTGHVTGGSITLEGRELTDLSLTQMEAVRGREVGYVPQDPMSNLNPVWSIGFQVKEAIRANGIATGRKEVEQRAIEVLKQAGLADAERRLHQFPHQFSGGMRQRALIGIGLAADPKLLIADEPTSALDVTVQRVILDHMASLTRERGTSVLLITHDLGLAAERADTIVVMNQGEIVESGPSREILENPQHPYTQRLVAAAPSIASKRIQARVEDRGILHEADISAPATVKVTDLVKEYKIRQGGFRSERFRAVDGVSFEIPRGKTLALVGESGSGKSTIAKMLLKLEDPTAGTIEVDGVDTGTLNAKDTFALRRRMQPVFQDPYGSLDPLRSIGSLISEPLSIHKVGDTASRRARVKELLEQVALPQELASRYPNELSGGQRQRVAIARALALKPDILVLDEAVSALDVLVQAQILQLLAELQGELGLTYLFITHDLAVVRVAADLVCVMERGKLVEQGTVDEIFAQPSQEYTRRLLDAIPGASLSLGGV; encoded by the coding sequence ATGAACACCACGACACCCCTGCTCAGCATCCGCGACCTCAAGGTCGCCTTCGATGCGGGCAAGACCTCGCGAGAGGTGCTGCACGGCGTCAGCCTCGACATCCACCCCGGTGAGACCCTCGCCATCGTGGGGGAGTCGGGGTCGGGCAAGTCGACGACCGCCTCGGCGATCATCAACCTCCTTCCCGGAACCGGTCACGTCACCGGCGGCTCGATCACCCTCGAGGGTCGCGAGCTCACCGACCTGTCGCTGACGCAGATGGAGGCCGTCCGCGGTCGTGAGGTCGGCTACGTCCCGCAGGACCCGATGTCGAACCTCAACCCCGTGTGGAGCATCGGGTTCCAGGTCAAGGAGGCCATCCGCGCCAACGGGATCGCCACCGGCCGCAAAGAGGTCGAGCAGCGCGCCATCGAGGTGCTGAAGCAGGCCGGTCTCGCCGACGCCGAGCGACGTCTGCACCAGTTCCCGCACCAGTTCTCCGGCGGTATGCGCCAGCGGGCGCTGATCGGCATCGGCCTGGCCGCCGATCCGAAGCTGCTGATCGCCGACGAGCCGACCTCGGCTCTCGACGTCACGGTGCAGCGCGTCATCCTCGACCACATGGCCTCCCTCACCCGGGAGCGCGGTACCTCGGTGCTGCTCATCACGCACGACCTGGGACTCGCCGCGGAGCGCGCCGACACCATCGTCGTGATGAACCAGGGCGAGATCGTCGAGTCGGGTCCGAGCCGCGAGATCCTCGAGAACCCGCAGCATCCGTACACGCAGCGCCTGGTCGCGGCGGCGCCGAGCATCGCCTCCAAGCGCATCCAGGCGCGCGTGGAGGATCGCGGCATCCTGCACGAAGCCGACATCTCCGCGCCGGCGACGGTCAAGGTGACCGACCTGGTCAAGGAGTACAAGATCCGTCAGGGCGGCTTCCGCAGCGAGCGGTTCCGCGCCGTCGACGGGGTGTCGTTCGAGATCCCGCGCGGCAAGACGCTGGCCCTCGTCGGCGAGTCGGGGTCGGGCAAGTCCACGATCGCCAAGATGCTGCTCAAGCTGGAGGACCCCACCGCGGGCACCATCGAGGTCGACGGCGTCGACACGGGGACGCTCAATGCGAAGGACACCTTCGCGCTGCGCCGTCGGATGCAGCCGGTCTTCCAAGACCCCTACGGATCGCTCGATCCGCTGCGCAGCATCGGCAGCCTGATCTCCGAGCCGTTGAGCATCCACAAAGTGGGCGATACCGCCTCGCGTCGTGCGCGTGTGAAGGAGCTGCTCGAGCAGGTCGCCCTTCCGCAGGAACTGGCGTCCCGCTATCCGAATGAGCTCTCGGGCGGCCAGCGTCAGCGCGTCGCGATCGCACGCGCGCTCGCGCTCAAGCCCGACATCCTCGTGCTCGATGAGGCCGTGTCGGCGCTCGACGTGCTGGTGCAGGCGCAGATCCTGCAGTTGCTCGCGGAGCTGCAAGGCGAGCTCGGTCTCACCTACCTGTTCATCACGCACGACCTCGCCGTGGTCCGCGTGGCCGCCGACCTGGTGTGCGTGATGGAGCGGGGCAAGCTCGTGGAGCAGGGCACGGTCGACGAGATCTTCGCCCAGCCCTCGCAGGAGTACACCCGTCGCCTGCTCGACGCCATTCCCGGTGCCTCCCTGTCGCTGGGGGGCGTGTGA
- a CDS encoding CPBP family intramembrane glutamic endopeptidase, protein MWQSDPTPASTAGPFPSPLDRSNGYARRRLAWEVVLVLLVSVGQSAIYSVVSFVRSTTRAPISQQQTQLNPSRSAEPLWDAIYQFLDIFFSLTLVALAIYLLWESANNALRRIGLDFRRFGSDVLRGVALVLLIGVPGIGVYAIGRAIGQSITVVPAPLDSSWWVIALLVLAALRAGLTEEVIFLGFLFDRLRRLGWSWTGVIVSTALLRGSYHLYQGWPSALGNVVMGLVFGWCYKRWGRVMPLVVAHTVIDIVAFVGYPLAAAWWPGIFAPPSPSGTPTPSPSPTT, encoded by the coding sequence ATGTGGCAATCTGATCCGACACCGGCATCCACCGCCGGTCCCTTCCCCTCCCCCCTCGATCGCTCGAACGGGTACGCCCGAAGACGACTGGCGTGGGAGGTCGTCCTCGTCCTCCTGGTGAGCGTCGGCCAGTCGGCGATCTACTCGGTGGTGTCGTTCGTGCGCTCGACGACCCGGGCGCCGATCTCCCAGCAGCAGACGCAGTTGAACCCCTCCCGCAGCGCCGAGCCGCTGTGGGATGCGATCTACCAGTTCCTCGACATCTTCTTCTCGCTGACGCTCGTGGCCCTGGCGATCTACCTGCTCTGGGAATCGGCGAACAACGCGCTCCGGCGCATCGGCCTCGATTTCCGCCGCTTCGGGTCGGACGTGCTGCGCGGGGTCGCGCTCGTGCTGCTCATCGGCGTTCCGGGCATCGGGGTGTACGCCATCGGTCGGGCGATCGGCCAGAGCATCACGGTCGTTCCCGCACCGCTCGACTCGTCGTGGTGGGTGATCGCGCTGCTCGTCCTCGCGGCACTGCGGGCGGGACTGACCGAGGAGGTCATCTTCCTGGGCTTCCTGTTCGACCGCCTCCGCCGTCTGGGCTGGTCGTGGACGGGCGTCATCGTCTCGACGGCGCTGCTGCGCGGCAGCTATCACCTGTACCAGGGGTGGCCATCGGCGCTCGGCAACGTCGTCATGGGTCTGGTGTTCGGGTGGTGCTACAAGCGCTGGGGACGCGTCATGCCCCTGGTCGTGGCGCACACCGTCATCGACATCGTCGCCTTCGTCGGTTATCCGCTCGCCGCCGCGTGGTGGCCGGGGATCTTCGCCCCGCCCAGCCCGTCGGGGACACCGACCCCGTCGCCCTCGCCGACGACCTGA